The following are from one region of the Ornithorhynchus anatinus isolate Pmale09 chromosome 20, mOrnAna1.pri.v4, whole genome shotgun sequence genome:
- the CWC15 gene encoding spliceosome-associated protein CWC15 homolog isoform X2, which produces MTTAARPTFEPARGGRGKGEGDLSQLSKQYSSRDLPSHTKIKYRQTTQDAPEEVRNRDFRRELEERERVAAREKTRDRPTREHTTSSVSKKPRLDQIPAANLDADDPLTDEDDEDEDLDEESDDDDTAALLAELEKIKKERAEEQARKEQEQKAEEERIRMENILSGNPLLNLTGPAQPQANFKVKRRWDDDVVFKNCAKGVDELKKDKRFVNDTLRSEFHKKFMEKYIK; this is translated from the exons ATGACCACAGCGGCCAGACCTACTTTTGAGCCCGCGCGCGGAGGAAGAGGTAAAGGAGAAGGGGATCTGAGTCAGCTCTCCAAGCAGTACTCAAGCAGAGATCTTCCTTCGCACACGAAGATCAAGTACAG GCAGACCACTCAGGATGCCCCCGAAGAGGTGCGAAACCGCGACTTCAGAAGGGAACTGGAAGAGCGAGAGCGAGTTGCCGCAAGAGAGAAAACTAGGGATCGGCCAACCCGAG AGCACACCACCTCATCAGTATCCAAGAAGCCTCGGTTAGACCAAATTCCCGCAGCAAACCTGGATGCAGATGATCCCCTGACAGAT GAGGACGACGAAGACGAGGACCTGGACGAGGAGAGCGACGATGACGACACGGCGGCCCTTCTGGCAGAGCTGGAGAAGATCAAGAAGGAGCGAGCCGAAGAGCAGGCCCGGAAG GAGCAAGAGCAAAAAGCCGAAGAGGagaggataaggatggagaatATTCTCAGCGGAAATCCTCTCCTGAATCTCACCGGCCCAGCTCAACCTCAGGCGAATTTTAAAGTGAAGAGAAG atGGGATGATGATGTCGTTTTTAAGAACTGCGCCAAAGGGGTCGATGAGTTGAAAAAGGACAAAAGATTTGTCAATGACACCCTGAGATCCGAATTTCACAAAAAGTTCATGGAGAAGTATATCAAGTAG
- the CWC15 gene encoding spliceosome-associated protein CWC15 homolog isoform X1, producing MTTAARPTFEPARGGRGKGEGDLSQLSKQYSSRDLPSHTKIKYRQTTQDAPEEVRNRDFRRELEERERVAAREKTRDRPTREHTTSSVSKKPRLDQIPAANLDADDPLTDEDDEDEDLDEESDDDDTAALLAELEKIKKERAEEQARKTVSPMWDVMSLYLPQNLVQCLAHGKCSTNAAILIKLSGLLFPYVKWGIYSSCLADCETCLARAVSDLIISSLLREQHLTLSKGRRNAIGIVSEWSGNC from the exons ATGACCACAGCGGCCAGACCTACTTTTGAGCCCGCGCGCGGAGGAAGAGGTAAAGGAGAAGGGGATCTGAGTCAGCTCTCCAAGCAGTACTCAAGCAGAGATCTTCCTTCGCACACGAAGATCAAGTACAG GCAGACCACTCAGGATGCCCCCGAAGAGGTGCGAAACCGCGACTTCAGAAGGGAACTGGAAGAGCGAGAGCGAGTTGCCGCAAGAGAGAAAACTAGGGATCGGCCAACCCGAG AGCACACCACCTCATCAGTATCCAAGAAGCCTCGGTTAGACCAAATTCCCGCAGCAAACCTGGATGCAGATGATCCCCTGACAGAT GAGGACGACGAAGACGAGGACCTGGACGAGGAGAGCGACGATGACGACACGGCGGCCCTTCTGGCAGAGCTGGAGAAGATCAAGAAGGAGCGAGCCGAAGAGCAGGCCCGGAAG actgtgagccctatgtgggatgtgatgagcttgtatctgccccagaacttagttcagtgcttggcacatggtaagtgctcaacaaacgctGCAATCCTTATTAAACTTTCTGGGCTTCTATttccatatgtgaaatgggggatATATTCTTCCTGCCTCGCAGACTGTGAGACCTGTCTAGCACGGgcagtgtctgatctaattatctcgtCTCTACTCCGAGAACAACACTTGACACTGAGTAAGGGCCGAAGAAATGCCATCGGGATTGTTTCCGAATGGTCCGGAAATTGCTGA